A DNA window from Camelina sativa cultivar DH55 chromosome 17, Cs, whole genome shotgun sequence contains the following coding sequences:
- the LOC104756410 gene encoding WD repeat-containing protein DWA2-like, giving the protein MQGGSSGIGYGLKYQARCISDVKADTDYTSFLTGTLSLKEENEVHLLRLSSGGSELICEGLFSHPNEIWDLASCPFDQRIFSTVFSTGESFGAAIWQIPELYGQLNSPQLERVASLDALVGKINCVLWWPSGRCDKLISMDEQNIFLWNLDCSKKSAEVISKDSAGMLHSLSGGAWNPHDVNAVAATGESSVQFWDLRTMKKVNSIEHAHVRGVDYNPKREHILITAEDESGIHVWDLRKAKVPVQELPGHTHWTWAVKCNPEYDGLILSAGTDSAVNLWYASASSSDEKPSQSPVESIRQRVNPLLNSYTDYEDSVYGLAWSSREPWVFASLSYDGRVVIESVKPFLPRI; this is encoded by the exons ATGCAAGGAGGATCGTCGGGTATTGGATACGGTTTGAAGTATCAG gCTCGATGTATATCGGATGTGAAAGCCGATACGGATTACACAAGCTTTCTAACAGGAACTCTAAgtctgaaagaagaaaatgag gttcatcttcttcgtttgtCATCTGGTGGATCTGAGCTGATATGTGAGGGTTTGTTCTCTCATCCTAATGAGATATGGGACCTTGCTTCTTGCCCTTTCGATCAACGCATTTTCTCTACTGTTTTCTCAACTG gtGAATCATTTGGTGCAGCGATATGGCAAATTCCTGAGTTATATGGTCAATTGAATTCCCCACAATTGGAGCGTGTTGCATCTCTTGATGCTCTTGTTGGTAAGATTAATTG TGTTCTTTGGTGGCCTTCTGGAAGATGTGACAAGTTAATCAGCATGGatgaacaaaatattttcttgtggAACTTAGACTGTTCTAAAAAGTCTGCTGAG GTTATATCTAAGGATTCAGCTGGGATGTTGCATTCTTTATCTGGTGGAGCATGGAATCCACATGATGTAAATGCTGTTGCAGCAACTGGGGAATCATCTGTCCAGTTCTGGGACCTGCGTACTATGAA GAAGGTCAACTCAATTGAACATGCTCATGTACGCGGTGTTGATTACAATCCCAAGAGAGAACATATACTT ATAACTGCAGAGGATGAATCTGGCATACATGTCTGGGATCTCCGGAAGGCCAAGGTTCCTGTCCAAGAGCTTCCTGGTCATACACACTG GACATGGGCTGTCAAGTGTAATCCTGAGTATGATGGACTGATTCTG AGCGCTGGAACAGATTCGGCTGTCAACCTGTGGTATGCTTCAGCATCATCCAGTGATGAAAAACCCTCACAAAG CCCTGTGGAATCCATACGTCAGCGTGTGAACCCTTTGCTCAACTCATACACTGACTATGAAGACAGTGTATATG GCCTTGCTTGGAGTTCACGTGAGCCTTGGGTTTTTGCATCACTATCATATGACGGAAGA GTCGTCATCGAATCCGTCAAGCCTTTCCTTCCGAGAATATAG
- the LOC104756408 gene encoding uncharacterized protein At1g04910-like isoform X2 → MAFQRRRYSYYNRLRRLLPLICAVSGALLILFALLSILSPPPDDSDRRISKRIISGVDDEKNIPVVFTVPRNGGRSDRDIWRSWNAEFFYGCCNASTKFPNAKAITRNDRYLAIATSGGLNQQRTGIVDAVVAARILNATLVIPKLDQKSYWKDASDFSNIFDVDWFMSFLSKDVKIIETLPQKGGKTWSPSRMRVPRKCNERCYINRVLPVLQKRHAVQLNKFDYRLSNKLRDDLQKLRCRVNYHALKFTDPIIEMGNELVRRMRKKSKHFIALHLRFEPDMLAFSGCYYGGGDKEKKELGTIRRRWKTLHVNNPEKQRRQGRCPLTPEEVGLMLRALGYGSDVHIYVASGEVYGGEKSLAPLKALFPHFYSKDTIATKMELKPFSSYSSRMAALDFVVCDESDVFVTNNNGNMARILAGRRRYFGHKPTIRPNAKKLYKLFMSKENTTWEEFASRVRTFQKGFMGEPKEVRAGRGEFHENPSTCICEDTKLKAGNMDSRKLWKKNKKDVGVSNDEQNEDEDAESSTGTDYEEDQTDLQDRGLYNGTRLDYDDASSISDEPELEEMLSD, encoded by the exons ATGGCTTTTCAGCGGCGGCGCTACAGTTATTACAACCGTCTCCGTCGTCTCCTTCCTTTAATATGCGCTGTCTCTGGAGCTCTCCTCATCCTCTTCGCTCTTCTCTCCATTCTTTCACCTCCTCCTGATGATTCCGATCGCCGCATCTCC AAGCGGATTATCTCTGGAGTCGATGATGAGAAGAACATACCAGTCGTTTTCACAGTTCCG AGAAATGGAGGGAGATCAGATCGTGATATCTGGCGTTCTTGGAATGCTGAATTCTTTTATGGTTGCTGTAATGCAAGCACCAAGTTCCCAA ATGCTAAAGCAATTACTAGGAATGATCGATACTTGGCAATCGCCACTAGCGGTGGTTTAAACCAACAACGAACTGGA ATTGTAgatgctgttgttgctgctcgGATTCTAAATGCTACACTTGTTATTCCAAAGCTAGATCAGAAATCTTACTGGAAAGATGCCAG TGACTTCTCGAATATTTTTGATGTTGATTGGTTTATGTCATTTCTCTCAAAAGATGTCAAAATCATAGAGACACTTCCACAAAAAGGAGGAAAAACATGGAGTCCTAGTAGAATGCGTGTACCGAGAAAATGCAATGAGAGATGTTATATCAATCGGGTATTACCTGTTCTTCAGAAAAGGCAT GCAGTTCAGTTGAATAAATTTGATTACAGACTTTCAAACAAGTTGAGAGATGATTTGCAGAAGCTGAGGTGTAGAGTAAACTATCATGCACTTAAGTTCACTGATCCAATTATTGAAATGGGTAATGAATTGGTCAGAAGAATGAGGAAAAAGAGCAAACACTTCATTGCTTTACATCTTAGGTTTGAACCTGATATGCTTGCCTTCTCGGGATGTTACTATGGAGGTGGTGACAAGGAGAAAAAAGAGTTGGGAACAATCAGAAGGAGATGGAAAACTTTACAT GTAAATAACCCGGAGAAGCAAAGACGACAAGGAAGATGTCCGCTTACACCAGAAGAAGTTGGATTAATGCTTAGAGCTTTGGGATATGGGAGCGATGTTCATATATACGTTGCATCAGGTGAAGTTTACGGAGGAGAGAAATCATTAGCTCCTTTGAAAGCATTATTCCCTCATTTCTATTCAAAAGACACCATAGCAACAAAAATGGAGTTGAaaccattttcttcttattcttcacGGATGGCTGCACTCGATTTCGTTGTGTGTGATGAAAGTGATGTCTTCGTTACCAACAATAACGGGAATATGGCAAGAATATTAGCCGGTCGAAG GAGATATTTTGGACATAAACCGACAATTAGACCGAATGCGAAAAAGCTATACAAGTTGTTTATGAGCAAAGAGAATACTACTTGGGAGGAGTTTGCTTCAAGAGTCAGAACATTTCAGAAAGGATTCATGGGAGAGCCAAAGGAAGTACGAGCTGGTAGAGGTGAGTTTCATGAGAATCCATCAACTTGTATATGCGAAGATACTAAATTAAAGGCGGGAAATATGGATTCGAGAaaactttggaagaaaaacaaaaaagatgttGGAGTAAGCAATGATGAACAGAACGAAG ATGAAGATGCAGAGTCGTCAACAGGGACAGATTATGAGGAAGACCAAACTGATTTACAGGACAGAGGATTGTATAATGGTACGAGGTTAGATTATGATGATGCATCATCTATTTCGGATGAGCCTGAGCTAGAAGAAATGCTATCAGATTGA
- the LOC104756408 gene encoding uncharacterized protein At1g04910-like isoform X1 has protein sequence MAFQRRRYSYYNRLRRLLPLICAVSGALLILFALLSILSPPPDDSDRRISKRIISGVDDEKNIPVVFTVPRNGGRSDRDIWRSWNAEFFYGCCNASTKFPNAKAITRNDRYLAIATSGGLNQQRTGIVDAVVAARILNATLVIPKLDQKSYWKDASDFSNIFDVDWFMSFLSKDVKIIETLPQKGGKTWSPSRMRVPRKCNERCYINRVLPVLQKRHAVQLNKFDYRLSNKLRDDLQKLRCRVNYHALKFTDPIIEMGNELVRRMRKKSKHFIALHLRFEPDMLAFSGCYYGGGDKEKKELGTIRRRWKTLHVNNPEKQRRQGRCPLTPEEVGLMLRALGYGSDVHIYVASGEVYGGEKSLAPLKALFPHFYSKDTIATKMELKPFSSYSSRMAALDFVVCDESDVFVTNNNGNMARILAGRRRYFGHKPTIRPNAKKLYKLFMSKENTTWEEFASRVRTFQKGFMGEPKEVRAGRGEFHENPSTCICEDTKLKAGNMDSRKLWKKNKKDVGVSNDEQNEDEDAESSTGTDYEEDQTDLQDRGLYNGTRLDYDDASSISDEPELEEMLSD, from the exons ATGGCTTTTCAGCGGCGGCGCTACAGTTATTACAACCGTCTCCGTCGTCTCCTTCCTTTAATATGCGCTGTCTCTGGAGCTCTCCTCATCCTCTTCGCTCTTCTCTCCATTCTTTCACCTCCTCCTGATGATTCCGATCGCCGCATCTCC AAGCGGATTATCTCTGGAGTCGATGATGAGAAGAACATACCAGTCGTTTTCACAGTTCCG AGAAATGGAGGGAGATCAGATCGTGATATCTGGCGTTCTTGGAATGCTGAATTCTTTTATGGTTGCTGTAATGCAAGCACCAAGTTCCCAA ATGCTAAAGCAATTACTAGGAATGATCGATACTTGGCAATCGCCACTAGCGGTGGTTTAAACCAACAACGAACTGGA ATTGTAgatgctgttgttgctgctcgGATTCTAAATGCTACACTTGTTATTCCAAAGCTAGATCAGAAATCTTACTGGAAAGATGCCAG TGACTTCTCGAATATTTTTGATGTTGATTGGTTTATGTCATTTCTCTCAAAAGATGTCAAAATCATAGAGACACTTCCACAAAAAGGAGGAAAAACATGGAGTCCTAGTAGAATGCGTGTACCGAGAAAATGCAATGAGAGATGTTATATCAATCGGGTATTACCTGTTCTTCAGAAAAGGCAT GCAGTTCAGTTGAATAAATTTGATTACAGACTTTCAAACAAGTTGAGAGATGATTTGCAGAAGCTGAGGTGTAGAGTAAACTATCATGCACTTAAGTTCACTGATCCAATTATTGAAATGGGTAATGAATTGGTCAGAAGAATGAGGAAAAAGAGCAAACACTTCATTGCTTTACATCTTAGGTTTGAACCTGATATGCTTGCCTTCTCGGGATGTTACTATGGAGGTGGTGACAAGGAGAAAAAAGAGTTGGGAACAATCAGAAGGAGATGGAAAACTTTACAT GTAAATAACCCGGAGAAGCAAAGACGACAAGGAAGATGTCCGCTTACACCAGAAGAAGTTGGATTAATGCTTAGAGCTTTGGGATATGGGAGCGATGTTCATATATACGTTGCATCAGGTGAAGTTTACGGAGGAGAGAAATCATTAGCTCCTTTGAAAGCATTATTCCCTCATTTCTATTCAAAAGACACCATAGCAACAAAAATGGAGTTGAaaccattttcttcttattcttcacGGATGGCTGCACTCGATTTCGTTGTGTGTGATGAAAGTGATGTCTTCGTTACCAACAATAACGGGAATATGGCAAGAATATTAGCCGGTCGAAG GAGATATTTTGGACATAAACCGACAATTAGACCGAATGCGAAAAAGCTATACAAGTTGTTTATGAGCAAAGAGAATACTACTTGGGAGGAGTTTGCTTCAAGAGTCAGAACATTTCAGAAAGGATTCATGGGAGAGCCAAAGGAAGTACGAGCTGGTAGAGGTGAGTTTCATGAGAATCCATCAACTTGTATATGCGAAGATACTAAATTAAAGGCGGGAAATATGGATTCGAGAaaactttggaagaaaaacaaaaaagatgttGGAGTAAGCAATGATGAACAGAACGAAGATGAAGATGCAGAGTCGTCAACAGGGACAGATTATGAGGAAGACCAAACTGATTTACAGGACAGAGGATTGTATAATGGTACGAG GTTAGATTATGATGATGCATCATCTATTTCGGATGAGCCTGAGCTAGAAGAAATGCTATCAGATTGA